The following proteins come from a genomic window of Sphingobium cloacae:
- a CDS encoding IS110 family RNA-guided transposase, whose product MSIDTMIGVDLAKSVFQIHGASMNGEILFQRKLSRQAFSVFMAQHSAAVVVMEACGSAHYWARLLSGFGHEVRLIAPRYVRPFVKRQKNDAADAEAIVVAAQRPEMRFVEPKSVAQQSAAILYRSRQRLVRQRTETVNALRAALYEFGHIVPQGIQHVSRIGAILEAPNSDLPTLMREECLAMLDQVAALMVLWRATAFARSRSAEADAAKPASSNRATSCQ is encoded by the coding sequence ATGAGTATCGATACGATGATTGGTGTGGACCTGGCGAAGTCTGTTTTCCAGATTCACGGGGCGTCGATGAACGGCGAGATACTGTTTCAACGCAAGCTGTCGCGGCAGGCCTTTAGCGTGTTCATGGCTCAACACTCAGCTGCCGTGGTCGTCATGGAGGCGTGCGGTAGTGCCCATTACTGGGCCCGTTTGTTGAGCGGATTTGGTCACGAGGTCAGGCTGATCGCGCCACGCTATGTGCGGCCATTTGTGAAGCGGCAGAAGAACGACGCAGCCGATGCCGAAGCGATTGTGGTGGCGGCTCAACGGCCCGAGATGCGCTTTGTCGAACCCAAGAGCGTGGCTCAGCAGAGCGCGGCGATCCTGTATCGATCACGCCAGCGCCTTGTACGTCAGCGGACAGAGACAGTGAACGCCTTGCGGGCAGCCTTGTATGAGTTCGGGCATATCGTTCCTCAGGGCATTCAGCACGTCAGCCGCATTGGCGCGATCCTGGAGGCGCCCAATAGTGATTTGCCGACTTTGATGCGCGAGGAGTGCCTCGCGATGCTCGATCAGGTCGCGGCGCTCATGGTCTTGTGGCGCGCCACCGCATTCGCCAGGTCGCGATCGGCGGAGGCGGATGCCGCAAAACCGGCTTCGTCCAATCGTGCGACATCGTGCCAGTGA
- a CDS encoding ATP-dependent nuclease, protein MKIFSVVIENFRGIQSAKLVLPDHAVLIGDNNTGKSSVFEAIDLALGPDRLSRRPPVDEHDFYQGRYLPIPNPDAPEGAEPAPAPKITVEVTITNLSPEQEARFGANVAWLNTATGDFYREANPAGVDVAEIKAALRVTFVGQYDPDEDDFVGNSYFTRSLSEDDTPASFSKKDKQHCGFLFLRSLRTGSRALSLEHGSLLDIILRLKEIRPQMWEGTIGTLAAFDVASDPAIGISGVLESIDKALKKYVPREWGVKPHLKVSNLTREHLRKVITAFIATGAGDHAAPFFRQGTGTINMLVLAMLSQIAEDKQNVIFAMEEAETAIPPYAQKRIVHELRKLSAQSLFTSHSPYVLEEFSLDETVILSRSDNGQLSQSKIDLPESIKHKRYRQDFRTRFCEGLLSRRVLIAEGATEAASFPVVARRLAELNPATYVSLEALGVCVIDAGSETQIADLGALYKSLGKRTFALCDKQSDAAKAAIEAQVECLFMHDEKGMIFAPPAVSDYTPRYVISI, encoded by the coding sequence TTGAAGATATTCTCGGTAGTGATCGAAAATTTTCGCGGCATCCAGTCGGCCAAACTGGTGCTGCCTGATCACGCCGTACTGATCGGCGACAACAATACCGGCAAATCGTCTGTATTCGAAGCGATCGATCTCGCCTTGGGGCCGGATCGGCTGAGCCGGCGACCACCCGTGGATGAGCATGATTTCTATCAGGGGCGCTATCTTCCCATCCCAAACCCCGATGCTCCCGAGGGCGCAGAGCCAGCTCCAGCTCCGAAAATCACGGTCGAGGTGACGATCACCAATCTGTCGCCCGAGCAGGAGGCGCGATTTGGAGCCAACGTCGCGTGGCTGAATACTGCAACCGGAGACTTCTATCGGGAAGCGAACCCGGCCGGGGTCGATGTTGCCGAGATCAAGGCGGCGCTGCGCGTCACATTCGTCGGTCAATACGATCCTGATGAGGATGACTTCGTCGGCAACAGCTATTTCACGCGCAGCCTTTCGGAGGATGACACGCCGGCATCGTTCTCGAAGAAAGACAAGCAGCACTGCGGATTTCTTTTTCTGCGGTCGTTGAGGACGGGGTCTCGGGCGCTCAGCTTGGAACACGGCAGCCTGCTGGACATCATCCTCCGGCTGAAGGAAATCCGGCCGCAGATGTGGGAAGGGACGATCGGAACGCTCGCAGCCTTCGATGTCGCCAGCGACCCGGCCATCGGCATCTCGGGCGTGCTTGAGAGCATCGACAAGGCGCTGAAGAAATATGTTCCGCGCGAATGGGGTGTGAAGCCGCATCTGAAGGTGTCGAACCTGACGCGCGAGCATTTGCGAAAGGTGATTACCGCGTTCATCGCCACGGGCGCGGGGGATCATGCCGCTCCCTTCTTCCGGCAGGGAACGGGGACGATCAACATGCTGGTGCTCGCAATGCTGTCACAGATCGCCGAGGACAAGCAGAATGTCATCTTCGCTATGGAGGAAGCTGAAACAGCTATTCCGCCATACGCGCAGAAGCGGATTGTTCATGAACTGCGCAAGCTATCGGCGCAGTCGCTCTTCACGTCGCACTCGCCGTATGTGCTCGAAGAGTTCAGCCTTGACGAAACCGTCATCCTCTCGCGATCAGACAATGGCCAGTTGAGCCAATCCAAGATCGATTTGCCGGAGAGCATAAAACACAAGCGCTACCGGCAGGATTTCCGAACTCGGTTTTGTGAGGGGCTCCTTTCGCGCCGTGTTCTCATCGCTGAAGGTGCGACAGAGGCGGCTTCTTTCCCGGTCGTTGCGCGGCGTTTGGCGGAGCTTAATCCGGCCACCTATGTGTCTTTGGAGGCCTTGGGCGTCTGCGTAATCGATGCCGGAAGCGAGACGCAGATCGCCGACCTTGGGGCTCTATATAAAAGCCTCGGGAAGCGGACCTTTGCGTTGTGCGACAAGCAGTCCGATGCGGCCAAGGCTGCCATTGAGGCCCAGGTGGAATGCCTGTTCATGCACGACGAGAAGGGAATGATTTTTGCCCCTCCGGCAGTATCCGATTATACGCCGAGGTACGTCATAAGCATTTGA
- a CDS encoding IS5 family transposase (programmed frameshift), with product MSDLIWLSEAQMRRIEPYFPLSHGVPRVDDRRIISGIIFVIRNGLRWRDAPADYGPPKTIYNRFIRWSRLGVFNKIFSALSAQGGKPDQLMIDATHLKAHRTAASLLKKGLFPRRIGRTRGGLNSKLHAVCDGQGRPLVMLLSEGQMSDYKGAALMLDALPHTKALLGDRGYDADWFRKALAERNIAACIPSKRNRKAPIPHDAVLYRQRHKIENMFGRLKDWRRIHTRYDRCAHTFMSAICIAATVIFWINQ from the exons ATGAGTGATTTGATCTGGCTGTCGGAGGCGCAGATGCGCCGGATCGAACCATATTTTCCGCTGTCTCACGGTGTTCCGCGGGTGGATGATCGCCGGATCATCAGCGGCATCATCTTCGTCATCAGGAACGGCTTGCGATGGCGCGATGCGCCCGCCGACTATGGTCCGCCCAAGACGATCTATAATCGTTTCATCCGGTGGAGCCGGCTCGGGGTGTTCAACAAGATTTTCTCCGCCCTTTCGGCGCAGGGCGGCAAGCCAGACCAGTTGATGATCGATGCGACCCATCTCAAGGCACATCGGACAGCCGCCAGTCTGTTAAAAAAGGGGCTGT TTCCCAGACGTATCGGACGCACCAGAGGCGGCCTGAACTCGAAGCTCCACGCCGTGTGCGACGGCCAGGGTAGGCCACTGGTCATGCTGCTGAGTGAGGGCCAGATGAGCGACTACAAAGGAGCAGCCTTGATGCTCGACGCTTTGCCCCATACCAAAGCCCTGCTCGGCGATCGAGGCTATGACGCCGACTGGTTCCGCAAGGCGCTCGCCGAACGCAACATCGCGGCCTGCATCCCGTCAAAGAGAAATAGGAAGGCCCCGATCCCGCACGATGCTGTGCTATATCGCCAGCGCCACAAGATCGAAAATATGTTCGGCAGGCTCAAGGACTGGCGGCGCATCCACACTCGCTATGACCGATGCGCCCACACCTTCATGTCCGCCATCTGCATCGCCGCAACCGTCATCTTCTGGATCAATCAATGA
- a CDS encoding nucleotidyl transferase AbiEii/AbiGii toxin family protein gives MGENGEALPKTRSEEKRWSSEVRKRLPEWVEGSVQPIIAEALAAEALAAAIRVEGEKLFIDYEAATVGSGYVAPSVMLEFGARSTGEPASLRDIACDAAGLIEGVTFPTARPRVMHAERTFWEKATAIHVFCLQERLRGDRFARHWHDVARLDEAGFAASASADRDLANAVARHKTMSAAT, from the coding sequence GTGGGCGAAAACGGCGAAGCGTTGCCAAAGACCCGTAGCGAGGAAAAACGCTGGTCCAGCGAGGTGCGCAAGCGCCTGCCCGAGTGGGTTGAAGGAAGCGTTCAGCCGATCATCGCAGAGGCGCTCGCGGCTGAGGCTTTGGCGGCCGCCATCCGCGTCGAAGGCGAGAAGCTATTCATCGATTACGAGGCCGCGACGGTTGGCTCTGGCTATGTGGCGCCGAGCGTGATGCTCGAATTCGGAGCACGATCGACGGGCGAGCCCGCGAGCTTACGCGACATCGCCTGCGACGCGGCTGGCCTGATCGAGGGCGTGACGTTTCCCACGGCTCGTCCGCGCGTAATGCATGCGGAGCGAACTTTCTGGGAGAAGGCGACGGCCATCCATGTCTTCTGCTTGCAGGAGCGGCTCCGCGGCGATCGCTTTGCTCGTCACTGGCACGATGTCGCACGATTGGACGAAGCCGGTTTTGCGGCATCCGCCTCCGCCGATCGCGACCTGGCGAATGCGGTGGCGCGCCACAAGACCATGAGCGCCGCGACCTGA
- a CDS encoding IS110 family transposase, with product MRLHRNLVDDLAISIQHTDRCRLEADIKAYPDAATCRVYFCCCPDRQDLGVRDLLRHRVFSLPSCSTIVRPLAGEKRPQLNHTRPQPDDEPRQAGRRTSPRSTLATRPGSQAGWRGSARAGLAWTGEGGSRPENIEAEAPPKRNKTDTNDARGIAEITRTGRDYLTEVYVKSAACFEVRAQLIMRHRLVQQRLANENMIRGLLRVYGGRVEPGAKSSATYRDRVVEQLLIIQDREGINLRPRILPVLDLCERLQRDVVRIETELEALAAANPVCRRFMAVPGIGAITALSFFTAIEEPSPRAIGTDPSARRSRWTQAQPHPLGWRPSRHKGWRMQRSASRYRAHGRPWLERRDPSLSHTSYGDRPA from the coding sequence ATGCGTCTTCATCGAAACCTGGTGGACGACCTTGCCATCTCGATCCAGCACACAGACCGATGTCGACTTGAGGCCGACATCAAGGCCTACCCAGACGCGGCCACATGCCGGGTCTACTTCTGCTGCTGCCCGGATCGCCAGGATCTCGGGGTTCGTGATCTTCTTCGTCATCGCGTCTTCTCCCTTCCATCGTGCAGCACCATCGTGCGCCCATTGGCAGGAGAGAAAAGACCTCAGCTAAACCACACCCGGCCGCAGCCGGACGATGAACCTCGGCAAGCAGGTCGTCGAACTTCGCCACGCTCCACGCTGGCAACTCGCCCTGGCTCACAAGCCGGCTGGCGAGGCAGTGCGCGCGCTGGCCTGGCTTGGACCGGAGAAGGCGGAAGCCGCCCTGAAAACATTGAAGCGGAAGCTCCCCCCAAGCGCAACAAGACCGACACCAATGACGCACGCGGCATTGCCGAGATCACGCGCACCGGCCGCGACTATCTGACCGAGGTCTATGTGAAGAGCGCCGCCTGCTTCGAGGTGCGCGCCCAGCTCATCATGCGTCATCGCCTGGTGCAGCAGCGCCTGGCCAACGAGAACATGATCCGCGGCTTGTTGCGTGTCTATGGTGGGCGGGTCGAGCCTGGCGCCAAGTCATCGGCTACCTATCGCGACCGTGTCGTCGAGCAGTTGCTGATCATCCAGGATCGCGAAGGCATCAACCTGCGACCGCGCATCCTGCCAGTGCTCGACCTGTGCGAGCGGCTCCAGAGGGATGTGGTGCGGATCGAAACCGAACTGGAAGCCCTTGCCGCCGCCAACCCTGTATGTCGGCGGTTCATGGCGGTGCCCGGCATCGGCGCCATTACTGCCCTGTCGTTCTTTACGGCGATCGAGGAGCCATCTCCGCGGGCGATAGGGACCGATCCTTCGGCACGAAGGTCGCGATGGACGCAGGCCCAACCTCATCCGCTGGGTTGGCGACCTTCTCGCCATAAAGGATGGCGAATGCAAAGATCAGCTTCACGATATCGCGCACATGGACGGCCGTGGCTGGAGCGCCGCGATCCTTCACTTTCCCACACATCATACGGAGATCGTCCGGCGTGA
- a CDS encoding nucleotidyl transferase AbiEii/AbiGii toxin family protein: MAETFLLLSAQDRRDALGVAADRSGRPAHLLEKDVWVVWALSTLYTAPLGEHLVFKGGTSLSKAYQVIHRFSEDVDLTYDIRAIAPDLVGDNGEGLPKTRSEEKRWSSEVRRRLPEWVGAVVQPVISDALATEGLAAAIRVEGDRLFIDYEPTAVGSGYVAPSVMLEFGARSTGEPASLRDVVCDASGLIDGLIFPTARPRVMHAERTFWEKATAIHVFCHQDRLRGDRFARHWHDVARLDEAGLAETAFADRELASAVARHKSMFFAEKAADRSPIDYAAAVNGGLQLVPVGDGAKALEEDYIRMVEDGLLFDDAEPFDALMARCIDIAMRANRMGA, translated from the coding sequence ATGGCTGAAACCTTCCTGCTCCTCTCGGCTCAGGATCGCCGCGACGCCCTTGGCGTCGCGGCGGATCGTTCGGGGCGGCCCGCGCATCTGCTCGAAAAGGACGTCTGGGTGGTGTGGGCGTTGAGCACGCTTTACACGGCGCCGCTTGGTGAACATCTGGTGTTCAAGGGCGGCACATCGCTGTCGAAAGCCTATCAAGTCATCCATCGGTTTTCGGAGGATGTGGATCTGACTTACGACATTCGGGCCATTGCGCCCGACCTGGTCGGGGACAATGGCGAGGGCCTGCCGAAAACGCGAAGCGAGGAAAAGCGCTGGTCAAGCGAGGTTCGTCGCCGGCTACCGGAATGGGTTGGTGCTGTCGTGCAGCCGGTGATCTCCGACGCCCTGGCAACGGAAGGTTTGGCTGCGGCGATCCGCGTCGAAGGTGATCGGCTCTTTATCGACTACGAACCGACCGCAGTCGGATCGGGTTATGTCGCCCCCAGCGTCATGCTGGAGTTCGGCGCGCGGTCGACGGGCGAGCCGGCCAGTCTGCGCGATGTTGTCTGCGATGCCTCTGGCCTGATCGATGGCCTGATATTCCCGACAGCGCGTCCGCGCGTCATGCACGCCGAGCGGACGTTCTGGGAGAAGGCGACCGCCATCCATGTCTTCTGCCACCAGGACCGGCTGCGCGGGGACCGCTTCGCCCGGCACTGGCATGATGTCGCCCGGCTCGATGAAGCCGGTCTTGCGGAAACGGCCTTCGCAGATCGCGAACTGGCGAGCGCGGTTGCTCGCCACAAGTCGATGTTCTTTGCGGAGAAGGCCGCTGATCGCTCGCCAATCGATTATGCGGCGGCCGTCAACGGCGGCTTGCAACTCGTCCCTGTCGGCGATGGCGCGAAGGCGCTGGAGGAAGACTACATTCGTATGGTCGAGGATGGACTACTCTTCGATGACGCAGAGCCGTTCGACGCGCTGATGGCGCGATGTATAGATATAGCTATGCGGGCTAACCGAATGGGAGCCTAA
- a CDS encoding ArdC family protein: MFRKNHGARASSGRASLYDDITDKIIAELEAGRAPWVQPWGSAAAKAPLAMPRNAATGRHYSGINVLILWGAVIQHGFPGQSWLTFRQALSLGGNVRKGEHGTTVVYADRFTPEDEKRRAHETGEDAAAIPFLKRFTVFNAAQCDGLPDNIAAIAPPPPPGLIEPRVEALIEATGIDFRIGGDRAFYVPAHDYVQVPSPQAYFEPINWHRTALHELGHASGHASRLGRDLTGGFGTKKYAFEELVAEINAAFCCASLGIVPTVRHADYIGAWMEVLREDNRAIVRAASQASKAADWLLGFLPDADLGPDDTMAGDERQAA; this comes from the coding sequence ATGTTCAGGAAAAACCACGGCGCCCGCGCCAGTTCAGGCCGGGCGAGCCTCTATGACGACATCACCGACAAGATAATCGCTGAGCTTGAGGCGGGCCGCGCGCCCTGGGTCCAGCCATGGGGATCGGCCGCGGCCAAGGCGCCGCTCGCCATGCCCCGCAACGCTGCGACCGGACGGCACTATTCCGGCATCAACGTGCTCATCCTCTGGGGGGCGGTGATCCAGCACGGCTTCCCCGGCCAGAGTTGGCTCACCTTCCGCCAGGCGCTGTCGCTGGGCGGCAATGTCCGCAAGGGCGAGCACGGCACGACCGTCGTCTATGCCGACCGCTTCACGCCGGAGGACGAGAAGCGCCGAGCCCACGAGACCGGCGAGGACGCCGCCGCGATTCCCTTCCTCAAGCGCTTCACCGTCTTCAACGCCGCGCAATGCGACGGCCTGCCGGACAACATCGCCGCCATCGCTCCACCGCCGCCGCCTGGCCTCATCGAGCCGCGCGTCGAGGCTCTGATCGAAGCGACGGGCATCGATTTCCGCATCGGCGGCGATCGCGCCTTCTATGTGCCGGCGCACGACTATGTGCAGGTGCCGTCGCCGCAGGCCTATTTCGAGCCGATCAACTGGCACCGCACGGCCCTGCACGAACTCGGGCACGCCAGCGGCCATGCCTCCCGGCTCGGTCGCGACCTGACCGGCGGCTTCGGCACGAAGAAATACGCCTTCGAGGAGCTGGTGGCCGAGATCAACGCGGCCTTCTGCTGCGCGTCTCTCGGCATCGTGCCCACCGTCCGCCATGCCGACTATATCGGCGCCTGGATGGAGGTGCTGCGCGAGGACAATCGCGCCATCGTCCGCGCCGCCTCCCAGGCGAGCAAGGCGGCCGATTGGCTGCTCGGCTTCCTGCCCGACGCCGATCTCGGCCCGGACGACACCATGGCCGGCGACGAACGGCAGGCGGCGTGA
- a CDS encoding DUF6088 family protein — protein sequence MTRLTEQILSHMAGLPEGASVSAKGLLHLGNRAAVDQALSRLAEREQLIRAGRGVYLRPVASRFGTRAPSVEQAVEALASQRGETIVSNGAAAANALGLTTQVPVRSVYLTSGRSRKMNLGKQVVELRHAPRWQLALANRPAGEAVRALAWLGPEKAETALRTLKRKLPPGAFGELVAAAPQLPTWLAQSVGKAAYG from the coding sequence ATGACACGGCTGACCGAACAGATTCTGTCGCATATGGCGGGTTTGCCCGAGGGCGCTTCTGTGTCCGCTAAGGGGCTGCTCCATCTCGGCAATCGCGCCGCGGTGGACCAGGCCTTGTCGCGTCTGGCCGAGCGCGAACAACTCATCCGGGCTGGGCGCGGTGTCTATCTCCGCCCCGTCGCCAGTCGATTTGGGACGCGCGCGCCGTCGGTGGAACAGGCTGTGGAAGCCCTTGCCAGCCAGCGTGGCGAGACCATCGTCTCGAACGGTGCGGCGGCCGCAAACGCCCTTGGCCTGACAACGCAGGTGCCGGTTCGCTCAGTCTATCTGACCTCCGGGCGCAGCCGGAAGATGAATCTCGGCAAGCAGGTCGTGGAATTGCGCCATGCCCCGCGCTGGCAACTGGCTCTGGCCAACCGGCCGGCGGGAGAGGCCGTCCGGGCCTTGGCCTGGCTCGGCCCGGAGAAAGCCGAAACTGCGCTCAGGACATTGAAGCGAAAGCTGCCGCCTGGCGCCTTTGGCGAATTGGTGGCGGCCGCGCCGCAGCTTCCGACATGGTTGGCGCAGAGTGTCGGGAAGGCGGCCTATGGCTGA
- the istB gene encoding IS21-like element helper ATPase IstB translates to MSRNAPAIDAQRLSLILNDLRLPAIKLVWSDFTTRADKEGWPGARLLAALAEHEIAERDRRRIERHLGEARLPPGKTLDSFAFDAVPMISRAQVTALCSGDGWLEKGANLILFGPPGGGKTHLAAAIGLALIENGWRVLFTRTSDLVQKLQVARRELALEAAITKLDKYHLLVLDDLAYVTKDQAETSVLFELISARYERRSTLITANQPFGEWNRVFPDPAMTLAAVDRLVHHATIFEMNVESYRRRSALQRQSRAGRPPTFATIKSTEEMSRADNQTCE, encoded by the coding sequence ATGAGCCGGAACGCACCCGCTATCGACGCCCAGCGCCTGAGCCTCATCCTCAACGACCTGCGCCTGCCGGCGATCAAACTGGTCTGGTCCGACTTCACCACGCGGGCTGACAAGGAAGGCTGGCCTGGCGCCCGGCTGCTTGCGGCGCTCGCCGAGCATGAGATCGCAGAACGGGATCGTCGCCGGATCGAAAGGCATCTGGGCGAAGCCCGCCTGCCACCAGGCAAGACTCTCGACAGCTTCGCCTTCGACGCGGTGCCGATGATCTCGCGCGCCCAGGTTACGGCGCTGTGTTCTGGTGATGGCTGGCTTGAAAAAGGCGCAAACCTCATCCTGTTCGGTCCACCGGGCGGGGGTAAAACCCATCTGGCAGCCGCAATCGGCCTCGCGCTGATCGAAAATGGCTGGCGCGTCCTGTTCACCCGCACCTCCGATCTGGTCCAGAAACTTCAGGTCGCCCGCCGTGAGTTGGCGCTCGAGGCCGCGATCACCAAGCTGGACAAATATCATCTGCTGGTCCTCGACGACCTTGCATATGTGACCAAGGATCAGGCCGAAACGTCCGTCCTCTTCGAGCTGATCAGCGCACGGTACGAACGGCGCTCCACGCTCATCACCGCAAACCAGCCCTTTGGCGAATGGAACCGGGTCTTCCCCGATCCCGCCATGACGCTCGCCGCAGTGGACCGCCTTGTTCACCACGCGACGATCTTCGAGATGAACGTCGAAAGCTATCGCCGCCGTTCCGCGCTCCAGCGTCAATCACGCGCTGGCCGGCCACCGACCTTCGCGACAATCAAGTCGACCGAGGAAATGTCGCGCGCCGACAATCAAACCTGCGAGTAA
- a CDS encoding nucleotidyl transferase AbiEii/AbiGii toxin family protein: MADAFLHLSVEDRREARGGAADRSGRPAHLLEKDVWVVWALATLYGSALGEHLVFKGGTSLSKAYQVIRRFSEDVDVTYDIRAIAPDLGSGLIKSLAEQAIG; encoded by the coding sequence ATGGCTGATGCCTTTCTCCACCTCTCGGTCGAGGACAGGCGCGAGGCGCGCGGCGGTGCCGCCGATCGCTCCGGCCGGCCGGCGCACCTTCTCGAGAAGGACGTGTGGGTGGTCTGGGCGCTCGCCACCCTTTACGGCTCGGCGCTCGGCGAACATCTGGTTTTCAAGGGTGGTACGTCGCTGTCCAAGGCCTATCAGGTCATCCGACGGTTTTCTGAGGATGTCGACGTGACTTACGACATCCGGGCGATTGCACCGGATCTAGGGTCAGGACTTATTAAATCTCTTGCCGAGCAGGCGATTGGTTGA
- the istA gene encoding IS21 family transposase, which translates to MPGRHVNDHQMRLYMKLRQTHAVPVAAAKAGISPATAYRIEGDPRLPSQRQAQRERRRPDPLAGIFEEEVVPLLQAAPGVRVVAIFEEMLRRHPDLDAGIRRTLERRIRAWRAIHGPEQEVIFRQVHEPGRLGLSDFTEMKDEEVTVAGVPLDHRLYHFRLMWSGFEHAHVILGGESYVALAEGLQNALWAVGGAPTEHRSDSLSAAFRNLDADARQDLTLRYDALCEHYGMTPTRNNRGVAHENGGIESPHGHLKAAIKDALLMRGSRDFDDLASYRHFIDEVVSRKNRRNGPRIDAERAVLQPLPGARTSDYEETIVTVTSSSSFTLRKVFYTVPSRLIGHRLRVRLYDDRLDLFIGGTHLMTLQRGRSFNNGAHGHVVDYRHVIHSLRRKPMALLKLVYRDQLFPREPYRQIFDRLIAALPERIACRHMVELLAMAHERACEAELADLLAADVAADRLPDMDALRTRFAPDPAALPDVVVELVPLTTYDVLLTGEAA; encoded by the coding sequence ATGCCGGGCCGCCACGTCAACGATCATCAGATGAGGCTCTACATGAAGCTCCGACAGACCCACGCCGTGCCGGTGGCGGCCGCCAAGGCCGGTATCAGCCCGGCGACGGCATATCGCATCGAGGGAGATCCTCGGCTCCCATCTCAAAGACAGGCGCAGCGAGAGCGACGGCGCCCTGACCCATTAGCCGGGATATTCGAGGAAGAGGTCGTTCCCTTGCTCCAGGCTGCGCCTGGCGTCCGGGTGGTTGCCATTTTCGAGGAGATGCTGCGCCGGCATCCTGATCTCGATGCAGGCATCCGACGGACATTGGAACGACGTATCCGGGCATGGCGGGCCATTCATGGCCCTGAACAGGAAGTGATCTTCCGGCAGGTGCATGAGCCAGGACGGCTCGGCCTATCGGACTTTACCGAGATGAAGGATGAGGAGGTAACGGTCGCCGGCGTGCCGCTCGATCATCGCCTCTATCATTTTCGGCTGATGTGGTCGGGCTTCGAACACGCCCATGTCATTCTGGGCGGCGAGAGCTATGTCGCTTTGGCCGAGGGGCTGCAAAACGCCCTGTGGGCCGTCGGCGGCGCCCCGACCGAGCATCGCAGCGACAGCCTGTCAGCCGCGTTCCGTAACCTGGATGCCGACGCCCGGCAGGATCTGACGCTGCGCTATGACGCCCTGTGCGAGCATTATGGCATGACGCCCACGCGTAATAACCGCGGGGTTGCCCATGAGAATGGCGGGATCGAGAGCCCGCACGGGCATTTGAAGGCGGCGATAAAGGACGCGCTGCTGATGCGCGGATCGCGGGACTTCGATGATCTGGCGAGCTATCGGCACTTCATCGACGAGGTCGTCAGCCGCAAGAACCGGCGCAATGGCCCGCGCATCGACGCCGAGCGTGCGGTATTGCAACCGCTACCCGGCGCCCGCACCAGCGATTATGAGGAGACGATCGTCACGGTCACATCGAGCAGCAGCTTCACCCTTCGCAAGGTGTTCTACACCGTGCCCTCACGGCTGATCGGACACAGGCTACGGGTCCGGCTTTACGATGACCGGCTCGATCTCTTCATCGGCGGCACCCACCTGATGACGCTGCAGCGGGGACGGTCCTTCAACAATGGTGCCCACGGCCATGTGGTCGATTATCGGCACGTCATCCATAGCCTTCGGCGCAAACCGATGGCGCTCCTGAAGCTGGTCTATCGTGATCAACTGTTCCCACGGGAGCCTTATCGGCAGATCTTCGATCGGCTCATTGCCGCGTTGCCGGAACGGATCGCTTGCCGGCATATGGTCGAACTGTTGGCCATGGCCCACGAAAGGGCTTGCGAAGCCGAACTTGCTGATCTGCTGGCCGCCGACGTGGCTGCCGATCGTCTTCCTGACATGGATGCCTTGCGGACACGCTTCGCTCCCGATCCGGCGGCGCTTCCCGATGTCGTTGTGGAACTGGTCCCCCTTACCACCTACGATGTTCTTCTGACGGGAGAAGCCGCATGA